One stretch of Armigeres subalbatus isolate Guangzhou_Male chromosome 2, GZ_Asu_2, whole genome shotgun sequence DNA includes these proteins:
- the LOC134211343 gene encoding esterase B1-like: MSAESPVVPTQYGPIRGVRKTASTGVEYCSFQRVPYAKPPVGDLRFKDAEPPTPWVEPLDCTVQGPGGYQFSKLQNKIIGSEDCLHMNIFTKNLDKQHGQPVLLYIHGGAFNRGSSGVEMYGPDYLIQADIVLVTFNYRVGALGFISFDSPDIGLPGNAGLKDQNLAIRWVIENIANFGGDPKNITLFGESAGGCSVHYHMISDLSKGMFQRAIVMSGCSLNNWSIVPRRQFSERLAKAVGWDGQGGEKAALQALMKATPEDIVSKQCDIRTANEKENGIMFEFGPVIEPYIKSNCIIPKDPLNMCREAWGNDLDILIGGNSEEGLFSLSEIKENPAIMNNLKDFEYFVPLELDLVRTSAKCKEFGIRLKKHYYGDTAPSFENREGYLTLMTDKLFWHGLHRTIYSRINSKKASKTYVYHFTVDSATYNHYRIYFCDKNVRGTAHADDLSYIFKNLFSKVPPKDTFEYRVMMNMVGLFSQFASNNGNPNGTVTDIWKPIGETVGPYKCLNITNEGLDFIDLPEQKRMELWDSMYTKEQLY, translated from the exons ATGAGCGCAGAAAGTCCAGTAGTTCCCACGCAGTATGGCCCCATCAGAGGAGTCCGAAAAACAGCCTCGACCGGCGTGGAATACTGCAGTTTTCAACGGGTACCATATGCCAAGCCACCTGTCGGCGATCTGCGATTTAAGGATGCTGAACCACCGACCCCGTGGGTTGAACCGTTGGATTGCACTGTGCAGGGCCCAGGAGGATATCAGTTCAGCAAATTGCAGAACAAAATCATTGGCAGTGAGGATTGTTTGCACATGAACATATTCACCAAAAAT CTAGATAAGCAGCATGGTCAACCCGTGCTGTTGTACATTCATGGGGGTGCTTTCAACCGAGGTTCCAGTGGGGTGGAGATGTATGGTCCAGATTATTTAATTCAAGCTGATATTGTGTTGGTGACCTTCAACTACAGAGTCGGTGCTTTAG GATTTATTTCGTTCGACTCGCCTGATATTGGTCTACCTGGTAATGCTGGCTTAAAGGATCAAAACCTAGCAATTCGATGGGTGATTGAGAACATTGCCAACTTTGGTGGTGATCCGAAGAATATAACATTGTTCGGAGAAAGCGCTGGCGGTTGTTCGGTTCATTATCACATGATTTCTGATTTATCGAAAGGGATGTTCCAGCGAGCGATTGTTATGTCAGGCTGTTCGTTGAACAATTGGTCTATAGTGCCTAGGAGGCAGTTCAGCGAAAGGCTTGCCAAGGCCGTTGGGTGGGATGGTCAGGGTGGAGAAAAGGCTGCCCTACAAGCATTGATGAAGGCGACTCCGGAAGACATAGTTTCTAAGCAATGCGACATAAGAACGGCAAAT GAAAAAGAGAACGGTATCATGTTCGAGTTTGGACCCGTTATTGAACCATACATTAAAAGTAACTGCATAATTCCAAAGGATCCATTGAATATGTGCCGTGAAGCGTGGGGTAATGACCTCGACATACTGATAGGAGGCAATTCCGAAGAAGGCCTTTTCAGTTTGAGTGAAATCAAGGAAAATCCTGCCATCATGAATAATTTAAAAGATTTTGAGTATTTTGTTCCACTCGAACTGGATTTGGTGAGAACTTCTGCAAAATGTAAGGAATTCGGAATCAGATTGAAGAAGCATTACTATGGAGACACGGCTCCTTCTTTCGAAAATAGAGAAGGATATTTAACT CTAATGACCGACAAACTTTTCTGGCATGGATTACATCGGACGATTTACAGTAGAATCAATTCCAAAAAAGCATCCAAGACATATGTCTACCACTTTACGGTCGATTCGGCAACCTATAATCACTACAGGATCTATTTTTGCGATAAAAACGTCCGCGGAACAGCGCACGCTGATGATCTATCTTATATTTTTAAGAACCTTTTTAGCAAAGTCCCTCCGAAGGATACGTTTGAGTATCGCGTAATGATGAATATG GTTGGTCTATTTTCACAATTTGCCTCAAATAACGGAAATCCTAACGGCACAGTTACTGATATTTGGAAGCCAATCGGAGAAACAGTAGGTCCATACAAATGTTTGAATATTACAAACGAAGGATTGGACTTTATTGATTTACCGGAACAGAAACGCATGGAGCTTTGGGATTCAATGTATACCAAAGAACAACTTTACTAA
- the LOC134211342 gene encoding uncharacterized protein LOC134211342: MEVIFTINGQLYKVNPSVVSVDTSLGTFIRKNAQLSGTKMVCREGGCGSCIVNINGNHPKTGQRQSWAVNSCLFPIYSCHGLDIVTVEGIGNKSKGFHDVQLRLAHFNGTQCGFCSPGMVMNMYSLLESKQGKVTMNEVENAFGGNLCRCTGYRPILDAFKSMAIDAEPHLKEVCEDIEDLPKICSNTGKPCQGKCDVVPKKGLHLTFEDKREWHKVYNIHDVFVIFEKIGNRPYMLVAGNTAHGIYRRNVNLEVFIDINSIEELRFHSLDTSLTVGGNVSLSELSVVLQNAANIKPEFLYCQQLVKHIDLVANVPVRNSGTIAGNLIIKNQRHEFPSDLFLILEAAGAKITIVGAEGKLSTVSPLDFCDIDMTKKILLNVVLPPLDPAIYEFRSYKIMPRAQNVHAYVNAAFLFKFNPEKTTIASASICYGGINAKFTHATDTEKYLRNKNIFSDDVLQSILNVLNAELNPNSDTSHASPTYRKHLALSLFYRAVMSMANIHQSFIDPRYLSGSEGFLRPLSTNKQKFQTIRENWPMTKNIPKVEALSQTSGQAKYVEDLPTIPSELYAAFVTATQPGTKILRIDPSPALNVPGVHAFYSAKDVPGRNDFMPTELGNPETEEIFCSGEVLYNGQPVGVILADTFDLAHRVSKLVHIVYSEPDGKPILPTLKHVLSLNATERLHDQPYDQEGEKFGKEKILNGAITNIEGRFEIPGQFHFSMEPQLCICVPTEDGMDVYSSTQWIDICQIAVAQALKIPENSLNFYIRRLGGAFGSKISRASQVACACAIAAHFSQRPVRLVLSVESNMEAIGKRASCISNYQVDVDDNGKIIKLINNYVEDYGCSLNEPIEMVTAQFYKNCYDASRWKLVGKAAITNSASNTWCRGPGTNEGITMAENIMEHIAHVLKKDPLSVRLENMSDDCKIRTLLPEFVKDVDYEKRKQEIDEYNEANRWKKRGIAIVPMQYPQVFFGQMHALVSIYHIDGTVSITTGGIDMGQGVNTKVAQVASRVLGIPMGKISIKGVSSLTTPNATVSGGSMTSESACFAAKKACDQLVERIRPIKEKFPDESWEQITHRCYNDKIDLCAMYQYKEGDIQNYLVWGLTCAEMEVDVLTGNVQIRRVDVLEDTGESISPGIDIGQIEGAFVMGIGLYFTENLVYSGQNGQLLTNRTWNYHLPGMKDIPVDFRVKLIHNTFNESFVLRSKTTGEPALNMTVALVFALRRALNSARKDAGLDDEWFTMVAPSTPEQICLAAGSKLEQFVLT; the protein is encoded by the exons ATGGAAGTGATATTTACAATCAACGGACAACTTTACAAAG TGAATCCTAGTGTGGTCTCAGTCGACACCTCTTTGGGGACTTTTATTCGCAAAAATGCTCAACTCAGTGGAACAAAAATGGTGTGCCGCGAGGGCGGATGTGGATCGTGCATCGTTAACATAAACGGCAATCATCCAAAAACTGGGCAACGACAGAGCTGGGCTGTGAATTCG TGTTTGTTCCCCATATATTCGTGCCATGGATTGGATATTGTAACTGTCGAAGGAATCGGAAACAAGTCTAAAGGATTTCATGACGTTCAATTGAGATTGGCGCATTTCAACGGTACGCAATGTGGATTTTGCTCACCCGGTATGGTCATGAATATGTACAGCCTTTTGGAGTCGAAACAGGGCAAGGTGACCATGAACGAGGTGGAGAATGCATTCGGGGGTAACCTGTGCCGCTGCACTGGCTATCGACCGATTTTAGACGCATTTAAATCGATGGCTATAGACGCTGAGCCTCATTTGAAAGAAGTATGCGAAGATATCGAAGATTTGCCAAAAATTTGCAGCAATACTGGAAAACCATGCCAAGGAAAATGCGATGTCGTACCGAAAAAAGGCTTGCATCTTACCTTTGAAGACAAGCGTGAGTGGCATAAGGTCTACAATATTCATGATGTTTTCGTTATATTTGAGAAAATAGGGAACCGGCCTTACATGCTTGTGGCGGGGAACACTGCTCACG GAATATATCGAAGAAATGTGAACTTGGAGGTATTTATCGATATCAACTCTATTGAAGAACTGCGGTTCCATTCATTGGATACTTCTTTAACCGTTGGAGGAAATGTGTCTCTGAGTGAACTCTCGGTCGTTCTCCAAAATGCGGCCAACATCAAACCGGAATTTCTGTACTGTCAACAGCTAGTTAAACATATTGATCTGGTCGCTAATGTACCCGTCAGAAACTCTGGAACGATAGCCGGTAATCTAATTATAAAGAATCAACGCCATGAATTCCCTTCAGATTTGTTCCTTATCTTGGAAGCGGCTGGGGCAAAGATAACAATAG TTGGAGCGGAAGGTAAACTTTCGACTGTATCGCCACTTGATTTCTGTGACATCGACATGACCAAAAAGATTCTACTCAACGTTGTGCTTCCGCCACTAGACCCAGCGATTTATGAGTTCAGATCGTACAAAATAATGCCACGAGCACAGAATGTCCATGCGTACGTCAATGCAGCATTTCTATTCAAGTTTAATCCGGAAAAAACGACCATCGCATCAGCTTCCATCTGCTAcggaggaattaatgcaaaG TTCACTCATGCAACAGATACGGAAAAATATCTAAGGAACAAGAACATCTTCTCCGACGATGTACTCCAATCTATACTGAATGTGCTCAATGCTGAGCTCAACCCAAATAGTGATACATCACACGCTTCTCCCACATACCGCAAACATCTAGCATTGTCTTTATTTTACCGAGCAGTCATGAGTATGGCAAACATCCATCAATCTTTCATTGATCCTCGATATCTCTCCGGATCAGAGGGTTTCCTTCGGCCATTATCAACGAACAAACAAAAATTCCAAACCATCCGAGAAAACTGGCCCATGACCAAGAACATTCCCAAAGTAGAAGCCCTTTCGCAAACGTCTGGGCAGGCCAAGTACGTCGAAGATCTTCCAACGATTCCGTCCGAACTTTATGCCGCATTCGTAACCGCTACCCAACCCGGAACGAAAATTCTCCGCATAGACCCGTCACCTGCTCTCAATGTTCCGGGAGTGCATGCCTTCTATTCTGCCAAGGATGTTCCGGGCCGAAATGACTTCATGCCCACTGAACTGGGAAACCCGGAAACGGAGGAAATCTTTTGCAGTGGCGAAGTTCTGTACAACGGACAACCGGTTGGCGTCATCCTAGCCGATACCTTCGATCTCGCCCATCGAGTGTCCAAACTGGTTCACATAGTATACAGTGAACCCGATGGTAAACCGATTCTTCCCACACTCAAGCATGTTTTGTCGCTGAATGCCACCGAGCGTCTTCATGATCAGCCATACGATCAAGAAGGAGAAAAATTCGGCAAGGAAAAAATCTTGAACGGAGCGATCACAAATATTGAAGGCCGATTCGAAATTCCCGGTCAATTTCATTTCTCAATGGAACCACAGTTATGCATTTGCGTCCCAACGGAAGACGGCATGGATGTGTACAGTTCAACGCAATGGATTGATATTTGCCAGATCGCTGTAGCACAAGCATTGAAAATCCCCGAGAATAGTTTAAACTTCTACATTCGCCGTTTGGGGGGAGCATTCGGATCGAAAATTTCACGAGCTTCACAAGTGGCTTGTGCCTGTGCCATTGCCGCACACTTCAGTCAACGTCCGGTGCGATTGGTACTGTCCGTAGAATCAAACATGGAGGCAATTGGGAAGAGAGCCTCTTGCATTAGCAACTACCAGGTGGACGTCGACGACAATGGAAAGATTATAAAGCTGATTAATAACTACGTTGAAGACTACGGGTGCAGTCTGAATGAGCCTATCGAAATGGTAACGGCTCAGTTTTACAAAAATTGCTACGACGCCAGCCGCTGGAAGTTGGTCGGTAAAGCCGCGATAACCAATTCGGCGAGTAACACGTGGTGTCGCGGACCAGGTACCAATGAAGGTATTACAATGGCAGAGAACATCATGGAGCACATTGCGCATGTTTTGAAGAAAGATCCTCTGTCGGTAAGGTTGGAGAACATGAGCGATGACTGCAAAATCAGAACACTACTGCCCGAGTTCGTAAAGGATGTAGATTACGAGAAACGAAAACAAGAAATTGATGAATACAACGAAGCAAATCGTTGGAAAAAGCGGGGGATAGCAATAGTCCCAATGCAATACCCGCAGGTGTTTTTCGGACAAATGCACGCTCTTGTTTCGATCTACCACATCGATGGAACTGTTTCCATAACTACTGGAGGAATCGATATGGGGCAAGGGGTCAATACGAAAGTGGCGCAAGTGGCGTCACGTGTTCTCGGTATTCCTATGGGGAAAATCAGTATTAAAGGAGTAAGTAGTCTAACAACTCCGAACGCAACTGTATCTGGCGGAAGCATGACAAGTGAATCGGCTTGTTTTGCCGCCAAAAAGGCCTGTGACCAGCTGGTTGAACGAATTAGGCCGATCAAAGAGAAATTTCCGGACGAGTCATGGGAACAGATAACGCATAGATGTTATAACGATAAGATCGACCTTTGCGCTATGTACCAGTACAAGGAAGGGGATATCCAAAACTATTTAGTTTGGGGGCTGACTTGTGCCGAGATGGAAGTAGACGTTCTGACTGGAAATGTTCAGATCAGAAGAGTAGACGTGCTGGAAGATACAGGCGAAAGCATAAGCCCTGGAATTGACATAGGCCAGATAGAAGGTGCTTTTGTTATGGGAATAGGGTTatatttcacggaaaatttagTCTATAGTGGTCAAAATGGCCAGCTACTAACCAACAGGACGTGGAACTATCATCTGCCCGGAATGAAGGACATTCCAGTGGATTTTAGAGTGAAATTAATTCACAATACGTTTAATGAGAGCTTTGTTCTACGATCTAAAACAACTGGCGAACCAGCCCTAAACATGACGGTGGCCTTGGTTTTTGCGTTGCGCCGAGCACTGAATTCTGCTAGGAAGGACGCAGGATTGGATGACGAATGGTTTACTATGG TGGCACCATCGACTCCTGAGCAGATCTGTTTGGCAGCTGGTAGTAAATTAGAGCAATTTGTATTGACATAA